The region TACTTTCtaattattcttttcttcatctCACTAAGCTATCTAGTATTTCAAAAGTAAGGGAAAGGACATTGAATGAATTAAATTGCATTTTATTGTTTCACAAAATTTCAAGCATTATTGCTAGCAAATTGAAGCTGCggtattttcttttctagaacCAGGTCTTATTTTTCGAAcatgttgttatttttttaaatttcagatTTGCTATTTCCTTTTATAATTTTAGTCATAGGTGTATATTGTTcctttttattatacatattaaaATTCAAATATGTCAATTAGAAAATATGAGTCAGATCActtaaaactcaaaaaaaggaagaagacatAATTCAAACTTTTATACAATCTAAAAGAAGAAGCTCTTTATATAATATATCAAGAAAGATTAAATGGATCATTGATATTGTTAATTGGAAAAGAACTATAAGAAGAAATCGATTACAGGAAAATTATTAACATTGTGTTTCAAAAagctaaataaagaaaattaatatgaAATTTGTTTCATATAGTTTAACAAGCTTAAGGCCTCTCAATAAAATGTGGCTTTATGCCACCAATATCGTTGAGCCACCCCGACATATGAATTCGAAACACGACCTTTATGAACCCCACTGCGTATAATAATGCTAATTAATGTGAAGTTAGAATTCATTGAACAATGGGCTCAGAAATTAATCTTTAGATTTTTGAGTTTATATACTCTTATTCAGTGATAAAGCTAACACGTTTATTTGAGTCATTGAAGAACCAAATCTTTAATTGGCGGTCTCGGATTCAAGTCTTCGGTATGGAACCGCCTTTGTTAAGGAACGGTTTACTCCCAAATGTAAAATTTTCTGACGCCAATCAAAACTTAGTCCAACCCCGATGCCGGTACTCGATCTGTGGAAAACCAAACAAAAGGTCGACATTGAAGAAAGTTCTATTGACTTGGAGGGAGCCATGTACGTAATGATtgaagacttttaattttctgCCTATGGTGTTGTCGAGAGGaaatttaaacgaagaaatctTTCGTTGGACCAAAATAATCTAAAGATAATTTTAATATGATGCACTATTGTTCGCTTTAAGCTAAACATGTATAGTTTTCTAATTTCTCAAAGGTTTGATACCATGAAAGTATGCGGGACTTGGTACCAAACAATCTCTCCCTCAAACTAAGTTTCAGGTCGCTTGTTACCAGTTCATAGCGATCATGAGTCTCCTGCTCGAGCTAAGTTCCACGTACGTGGCATATTACCACGATCCATGAGATTCACTGCGTTTCACTCACATAACCGATCGAGCATTTATGACCGCCGAAGAAGAAAGCTACCTTCTTCTTCTGCACGTGCATCTCCAAGCTAATGTTAAAGTTAGTAAACCAAACCAATCACTCGGTCGCTTTCATACTTATATCGTCGAATCATCGACTATTTATACCAGTTATGTTGTTGGGTTAATGAATCAACTCAAATATAGTCTTAACATAGTGCAATATTATATGTTTCAGATCAAGCCTACACCATTTTTCAAAAGATAACACACCATTATGAAATCAAACCAAATCCTGATCCATCGCAATAGATAGCTCTAGATTAAAAGAACTACTATAGAGGTTAGTGGACGTTCTTCGATAGAAATGTCACAGTAAAAATTCTTTATTCCGTaaaatttctttatattattgacgtatataaattaattttttttttttaaaaaaaaagagttactaTGGCGTTAGGTTGAAcatgagaagaagaaaaacagaTTGAAAATATTGGACATAGAAGAATTAAATTAATGTGGAAAACTTTTCTTCTTACGGTGCGAAATTGTTGGACATAGACGAATTAAATTAATGTGGAAAACTTTTCTTCTTACGGTGATTTCGAAGGAAATTTAACGCAATAGAACAAAGTTTCAGCTTAAGTGAGCAACGTACAATTTACTCTAGtgttataaattattaaatactAGTAAAGTAAAGTTGCTCACGCTTCGCGCGATTATAAAAGTCATTAATGAATATTACTAACAATTCAATAAATTAATAACGTATTTAGATACTGTACatctctatttatttttatgaaaaaggAAATGCTCATAAACAACATAAGTTTGGGTTCATTAATATGTTagtttattattcttttttatttagcatgtaCCTCTAAGTAATTTATAACTAATCAtactattaattttttttatttagcaGGCACCTCTAAGTAATTTAGAACTAATTATACTATTATATCtagaaataataaaagaaactcaaataaaattatttaaattcttATTAGTCATATACCAGAAGATAAGAATGTATATATAGGAAATAAAGCATAATCCCCATGAATTCTTTCAACCTTCTTTTTTCGTAATTCTCAGAACTCCGAAATGCCTTAAAAATCATCAGTTAGCCAATAATTTTGAAGTAGAGATGCTAGTTCACTAATTTTTTGATTGTGAAATGAACTAAGAAACTACACTAAGTCAACTAAAAGGCAAAAAGTGTTATAAcgaatataattttaaaaataatattcaaaattaGTGTATGCAAATTGAACATTAGGTCTGCAAATTCACAGAAAGAAATGGCATATCCGAGTaataaaaagtaaaatgaaaagaaaagaaaagaaacaaagaaacatCAAAGGCAGAGCACAAGAATAACGAAGATAAACAAGACCACATACTAAACAATCATGTTTTTCGACATTTTCCTTTTAAGGAAAAAGTACTCCAAAATgcctaaaataaaataaataatcatccaTTAGgtaattatattttcaaaatcaaaatgTTAAATCACCAACGATCACAATCGTGAGTAAAAATGAACCAAGAGATTGCTTAGACAAGTAAAAGACTACAAAGAGGATagagttatttttggaaaaagagGTAAGGAAAACAGTTATATGTGTTTACGATATCTCATTACTTCTGTGGTATCCTTATCCAAGACTTAAGTGGAAAAAGAAGACTAAATTTATTTTGCGTCAACCTTCAATTTGGAGTCATAACTATCCAAAGAATCAATAGTAATGCCACAATAAGGAAAAGTATAAGAAAGATTCTACAACAGCAAAACCAATCAAGAAGTCAAGGGGAGAAAACGAAAATAGGAGGAAAATAAAGAGTGTATatgcaaaataaagaaaaggggaaaaaaaatcaagggaAAGCAAGCTTATTCTTAAAATTGGTAGAGTAAGAAATACCAAACTTAcagtgatttaaaaaaaaaaaaaaaaaaaatcagatgaGTTAGTGAGATGTATTCAGGTAAGATACCCATTCCGAGCAGTTGTGTTTTTTCAATTGCGGCTCTTCGgagttttttggtttttgttttttaattttaagagtgttggttttttcttttcagaaatAGAAGGAAAACTCCAAAAATCTGAGAAAATAGGTAAATCTATTTCCTCATCAATGAGAGATGCCACGTGGCAGTTCTAATACCCTggtttatattattttatagaTTTGATATGGCTATATGTTATGAACTTTCACTTTTTAGaatacccttttttttaatatcgaGATCTTATGATATGATCGGTATACTCGTTAGAAAAATCATGTACTCTCTTGACTATTAGATAAGatgttacattttataaatgttgtttcaatttttatttttattacactagagtcaaaaaaaattcttttaataAAAAGTCACTAAATAACGGAAGTCATTAAACTATTTGGTGCAGCCAAAAAAATCCCGTACATTGCCTAAGTATCACGGAGAATGTCTCTTTTGTTTCTTCCTAATGACATTTTGCGAtacaaaatattaatatttcgAGAATGTCTCTTTGTTTCTTCCTAATGACATTTTGCGAtacaaaatattaatatttctaCATCATCAGTGCATATGAAGTTAGTAAGCGTTAAGAGTTAAGACAGTAATTGCTTCTTTTATTTATCACTCGTAGTTTACACGCATGGAAGTTGTTTTATTCAAGAGTGTGCATAGAAGTTTTATTCTAGTACATCAAGGCGGCCTTGACCTTTAGACCCTGCAATCACggttgaaaacaaaaaaaattagttcattttgCATAGCAATTAAATCACCCCAAAAGAGAAAATTGCAGAAATAGGACACCAGAAGGAAAGGTTTTGAACTCTCTTGTCCTcatctaaattttttaaaaattacgtTGCACAAAACTTCAGTTGCTCATCAGTCATAAATTACAATCTAATATGCGCATAAATTAGTTTTATCTATGAGACAGAAATGCGGACATTCCTTAACAACTGCTCATCAGACATAAATTACAATCTTAATATGTACATAAATTAGCTTTATCTATGAGACAGAAATCCCTTTTAAGCAGTGTTTCATCGATACTAAGTAAGGCCCGTTGTATTGTTAAAGTGGCAATTTAATTTCTTGTGTTTTCAAGACTGGGTTTAGTACTTTCTAGtttattttatgtgatatataaatatgatatTGAGTTATTTTTTCGTTACAAGCCTACCCTATTTGAACAAAAGTTTCAGTGAACGAAGTAATTGGGTTTAGATCGACGTGGAATCTCCCAAAAACCTATACTCGTTCATGTTTCATTTATGCGTTTACAATAACTATTTTTTCTGATTATGTTGATGAAATGGGACTGCGAAGACAATCCACTATTAGAGATTATTTTGCTCTCGCATCGTTCGCTCCACCTGTACTCTTCTTTCCACTATAGTGAACGATCTTTCACTTCACCATATATATCAGGAATCTCGCTAAACCTTCCAGTTAGTCTAACCACAAGAATTCCCTCCTACTTACCCATCCACCGTAATTAATGTAGTCTCTCATCGATACTActagtttaaaaaaattagttttaagaCTTTGTTTCAATAAAACCTAAAGTTGTGTGAAGGTCCACGAAAGTACTGTAACTTACTGATTGTAATTAATCTTGATTTTGCCAGCATCACGATTGGCAATTTGGGTAAAAGCTTCTTGAGAAAGATCAATTGTCCCTTGGCATCCAGGAGGACAATAATCAACAATTTTAACTACAACACTTTTTCCAGTACAAGGTTTTAGAATGCCTTGATTTGTAGGGCCAGTGCAAGTGACTCTATACATTCTTCCACATGCTGCCCTATTTCCCCAGATTGTATCACTTGCTGCTGCAATCATCACTCCATTGTTTTGATATCCATAACATGATGAggctgcaaaaaaaaaaaaaaaaacaagattaaatttacatcaaagtttttttttttttttttttttggtttcttatttGTGTCTGGTATCCGTATTGGAACACCTACTAATCCATATTCACATCTCGTACGGTCCATTACATAGGAAAGCGTTGATTTTTTTCATATCCAAGGCTCGAATCCGTGCGAAACCTCTAGTTAAGGATGAAGGAATCTTATCCATCTCACCATTTCCTTGGAGATAATTTACACCAAAGATATGACCCGGCCcatattatttttattctttattttggTTATGGTTACATTCAAAATCACCATGGTCAACAGTTAGTGTAAAAGTAGTTTGTAATGTGTGGGAGTCCCACATCGATGACCTGTAGCCATTGTATCGGCTATATAGAGCTAAGCCCATTTAATGTAATAAAATTACATATTTATAAGATATGTGCGTTTATATATAAAGGTCTTATTTTCGTATTTATTTTGAACAGgtttttgtttatttaaaattttaatttaatatttacaTTTTAAATAAAACAGAACATTGCTTCTATTCAGAAAAGGAGCGCTTTGTCAGAAATAGTCTCCTTCTAAATTTCTATAAGTACGGACTCATCCCTGAAGAAGCGATACAATTTGCATGTACGATTTCAGGCTTTGTTATATCCTGATAGAGATTTGCTTGTAATCCCCAAAGAATATACAGGCAATAACTCTTGAAAGATAGTGATCTTTCACGCCTCAAAGccttaatttctcttttattcttctcttctttctaaCAATTAGAGATGCGTTTATTATACATGTTTATACCTTCATGTAGAGGTGTTTACTTGGAAAAAGACCTAGTAGGGAGACCGCCTTTGAAAGATTgtataagttagtgtgttgaTTTATGTACTAAGTCATTAATTAATGATGGTATGATAGTCTCACGTATTAATTAGAAGTAATGTTGATGGCATAATTAAATAACTAAAGTTGCGTATTTTTTAACAGTTTAAACTTTTAGATCAAATAGTTACTTATAAaatttaacatggtatcagagcatgcTAAGAGGTCATAGCTCTTAAGTTTCGCTTGCTCATTCCatgtaaaaaaaatcaagttattGACTCATTAAAAAGAATCAAGCCACACGTTTAGGGGAGAGTTGAAGCTCTCTCTCTTATACCAGCTTCCGCTCTTAGATAAGAAGGTTAAGCAATTCAACACAAAACATTAATTTcaagagataatggtcaaataCATATCTAAACTATCACTTTAGCTTTGCGAGTTTCACACCCAAACTATCAGTTGAGCCTCTTTCATTCAGTTAGGAGAAGAGAACATCTGATAGTTGGCCTAATCAGATTCGAGATGTGTTTTAAGACATAGATGGTGttagtttaggtaggaaaagaaaacaactgATAATTAGAGTGTGAAACTCGCAAAAAATTGATATTCTGATAATTAGACGAATAATTCTAATTTCAATTGCTTTGGATAAGATACTAAGGCATAAAATTAGATTATACTTACGAACATAAGGAGCAGTATAATAGGTGGCTGTCCCTTCAGCAGCAAATGCCACTGTGGTAATGCTAAGCAAAATGCCAATTACGACGAGCACAACAACGCTTGTggttcccatttttttcattcttttcttttcttttcttttctttttttttttttttgctataaatTTTAAGCTTGTTGTGAATAACGAAGGTTAATTCTCCTACTATTTATAGATAGAAAAATCTCTCAAACCCATAGCTATTGTTCCAAGTCAATAATTAGATATATAATCACTGTGGCCCTGGGTATTAATGTGGTTTAAGGTTATTAGGTTCCCATACTGGGTACGTATAGATTTGTAGCTTTACTtagttgttgattttatatccTAAGTTTGATTAATGGTgcataaagttgtagctttacttagttgttgattttatatccTAAGTTTGATTAATGGTGCATAATCCGTTGCGATTAAACTTATCGTTCGCCTCAGTGGGACTTATGTTGCTGCTCCAAATTCAAAGTAAAAACTTACCCGCCTTTAGTGTGTACATCAAATTAATAAGcaataatggtcaaaaacacatatGAACTTCAGTTTTTCTCGAGTTTCACAccccaactatcagttgtttcattttcctacctaaactatcatcaTCTATGTATTAAGACTCACTTAGCTgagtagatggtgatagttcagataGAAAAatggaacaactgatagttggcATAATCAGCTTTGGGTATGTTTTACTACATAAATGTTGATAATTCaggtaaaaaaatgaaaacgcTGATAATTGGGGTGTGAAAACTCTCGAAAAAAGTGATACTTCAAAGTGAGTGTTTGACCATTAACTCAATAGATACACCTATGTGTCTATTGTAGACACGTACATTTAGCACTTAACCATGATTAGTTAATATGTATTTTCATTCTATCTATAACTGCTAAGGTTAAATTACGTGATTTGATTTAGTTGCGGATAAGTTATTAGTACCTAAGTTCAATACTAATTTTCCACAGGCGTAATCTAATTTTCCGGAGGTTTGCCCCTCATGAACTTAATACTTTAATGCAATCAAGGTTTGTCAAAGGTCTAGTGTTTGGCAAGAAAGAATAGACTTGCTTATTTTGATAGTTTGTCAAAGGTCTAGTGTTTGGCAAGAAAGAATAGACCTGCTTATTTTGACTTTGAGAAGGAATACAAGAACAAAGTCAgcacttaaatttttttatgacGTCAAGATTTAGAAGCAGAAAATTTAAACTAATAAAATGAAGGTTCATCTTAAGAATGAGAAAGCCGACTGACAGATTCATATTTCCGTAACAGTATTCGTCTGTCAGAATATTGGAACAGTAATATAAAAATGCCACCCTCCTCCATATTTGTAATTGTTGGTGTGCAAACAAATTAACAGCCTATTTgtattggcttattttaggtgtttGGAGTGTTtgggtaaaacaaaaaaatgcttttaagaacttgtttttaagccaaaacaataaaaataagccataacttatgacttttggcttataagtcaaaagtcataagtccatccaaacgggctctaactCAAATTAGAGTCTGTTTGGCTTAGTTTAAaaaaaccagcttataagcgaaaacagcttataagccaaaaaagtAAGTTGGGCTaccacaactttttttttctggcttattttaagcacaacatagcttataagctggccagccaaacactcaaaaaagttgAAGCTAAGCTTTTTAGAtggtccgagcaacatagaccATGGTTGGTCTATTCCGTGTAAGTTTCACTTAGTATTAGCAATGCGAACTGTGTGATTATCTCTTCATGGCTGAAGCTATTTCAGAGAAGTGTGCGCTTCAAACAACAAAGCTAAAGTGATCCAAACGAGAAGCGGTCGATTCTTTGAATCTCAACATTGAGGAGTAGGGTTAATCTGGTGTTATTGTAAAGTTGCTGGACAGTTACTTT is a window of Lycium ferocissimum isolate CSIRO_LF1 chromosome 12, AGI_CSIRO_Lferr_CH_V1, whole genome shotgun sequence DNA encoding:
- the LOC132040578 gene encoding EG45-like domain containing protein, giving the protein MKKMGTTSVVVLVVIGILLSITTVAFAAEGTATYYTAPYVPSSCYGYQNNGVMIAAASDTIWGNRAACGRMYRVTCTGPTNQGILKPCTGKSVVVKIVDYCPPGCQGTIDLSQEAFTQIANRDAGKIKINYNQV